A window of Parasynechococcus marenigrum WH 8102 contains these coding sequences:
- a CDS encoding adenosine kinase: MTRFPSTCSLDVVGIGNAIVDVLVQTDDAFLAQHGLQKGGMALIDEQQAETLYTASGPGLETSGGSVANTMVGIAQLGGRAGFIGRVRDDQLGGIFSHDIRAVGARFDTPAATTGATTARCLIYVTPDAERTMCTFLGASTQLEPEDLDLSMVRDTKVLYLEGYLWDSPAAKRAFIAAADVCREAGGQVALSLSDGFCVDRHRESFLELVNGHVDVLFANEVEIKSLYETDDFDTALKKVGGCCSVIAVTRGGEGSVVLSGDQRWDIGIFGLGELVDTTGAGDLYAGGFLHGYTQGESLGRCGQLGALCAGQIVTQLGARPQVSLRELAAAHLN; encoded by the coding sequence ATGACGCGCTTCCCCAGCACCTGCAGCCTTGATGTGGTGGGCATCGGCAACGCAATCGTGGACGTTCTGGTTCAGACCGATGACGCCTTTCTGGCGCAACACGGACTCCAGAAGGGCGGGATGGCGCTGATCGATGAACAGCAGGCGGAGACCCTGTACACCGCCAGTGGGCCAGGTCTGGAAACCTCCGGAGGTTCCGTGGCCAACACCATGGTGGGAATTGCCCAGCTGGGGGGACGGGCCGGCTTCATCGGACGGGTGCGAGATGACCAGCTCGGTGGCATCTTCAGCCACGACATCCGCGCCGTCGGTGCCCGCTTCGACACACCTGCTGCCACAACGGGAGCCACCACAGCCCGCTGCCTGATCTACGTCACCCCGGATGCGGAACGCACGATGTGCACGTTCCTTGGCGCCTCCACCCAGCTGGAGCCAGAAGACCTGGACCTCTCGATGGTGCGTGACACCAAGGTGCTGTACCTCGAGGGCTACCTCTGGGACAGTCCGGCGGCCAAGCGGGCCTTTATTGCCGCGGCGGACGTTTGCCGTGAGGCCGGCGGTCAAGTCGCCCTTTCACTGTCCGACGGCTTCTGCGTGGACCGGCACCGCGAGAGCTTTCTCGAACTTGTGAACGGTCATGTGGATGTGCTGTTCGCCAACGAGGTGGAGATCAAATCCCTCTACGAAACCGACGACTTCGACACCGCTCTGAAGAAGGTAGGCGGCTGCTGCTCGGTGATCGCCGTCACCCGTGGTGGGGAGGGATCCGTGGTGCTCAGCGGTGATCAACGCTGGGACATTGGCATTTTCGGCCTGGGCGAGCTGGTCGACACCACCGGGGCCGGAGACCTCTACGCCGGCGGTTTTCTGCACGGCTACACCCAGGGAGAATCCCTGGGACGCTGTGGTCAACTGGGGGCCCTCTGTGCCGGGCAGATCGTCACCCAGCTGGGGGCTCGTCCCCAGGTGTCCCTGCGGGAGCTGGCCGCAGCTCATCTGAACTGA
- the psb27 gene encoding photosystem II protein Psb27, with amino-acid sequence MISALARLIQQLSRAAVALVLGLCLLLTACSGDAEARLTGDYVEDTIAVAHNLREVIDLPQDAANRGEAESEARALINDYMSRYRPQPRVNGLSSFTTMQTALNSLAGHYASYANRPLPEALHDRIAKELGKAEKSAVRGS; translated from the coding sequence ATGATCTCCGCCCTGGCCCGACTGATCCAGCAACTGTCCAGGGCAGCGGTCGCCCTGGTTCTCGGACTCTGCTTGCTGCTGACCGCCTGCAGCGGCGATGCTGAGGCCCGTCTCACGGGTGATTACGTCGAGGACACGATTGCCGTGGCTCACAACCTGCGTGAGGTGATCGATCTGCCCCAGGACGCCGCCAACCGTGGTGAGGCGGAATCCGAAGCCCGGGCCTTGATCAACGACTACATGTCCCGCTACCGGCCTCAACCCCGGGTGAACGGTCTCAGCTCCTTCACCACAATGCAGACGGCGTTGAACTCCCTTGCCGGTCATTACGCCTCCTACGCCAACCGTCCTCTGCCGGAAGCCCTGCACGACCGCATCGCCAAGGAACTCGGCAAAGCTGAGAAGTCCGCTGTCCGAGGCAGCTGA
- a CDS encoding DUF2854 domain-containing protein, whose product MKDLLSPGSLVTVAGGVLTVVGGVAYATGSANLSLPTIFYGIPILLGGLALKSSELPPARRVTPKAQLKAEREQAAPELGKLLGDVTRWRYGQKAHLESSLEALKLWDEDNPPTLTEIEELSSAAGYGLRLRFEGNAVPMDRWEDKLDRLGRFFAKGMKAELTAVDQTCFDLKLLPDA is encoded by the coding sequence ATGAAAGATCTGTTGTCTCCCGGCAGCCTTGTCACCGTCGCCGGTGGCGTTCTCACCGTGGTGGGTGGTGTGGCATATGCCACTGGAAGTGCCAATCTCAGCCTTCCAACCATCTTTTACGGGATCCCGATTCTGTTGGGGGGGCTAGCACTGAAGTCATCAGAACTCCCACCCGCCAGACGGGTCACACCCAAGGCCCAGCTCAAGGCAGAACGCGAGCAAGCCGCTCCGGAGCTGGGCAAACTGCTGGGGGATGTGACTCGGTGGCGCTACGGACAGAAGGCCCATCTGGAGTCCTCCCTTGAAGCCCTCAAGCTCTGGGATGAGGACAACCCACCAACTCTCACCGAGATTGAAGAGTTGTCGTCCGCTGCTGGCTATGGCCTGCGGCTCCGGTTTGAGGGCAACGCCGTACCGATGGATCGCTGGGAAGACAAACTCGATCGCCTCGGTCGGTTTTTCGCCAAAGGGATGAAGGCGGAACTGACTGCTGTTGATCAAACCTGCTTCGATTTGAAACTGCTGCCTGATGCCTGA
- the cutA gene encoding divalent-cation tolerance protein CutA: MTDSPRLVVVLTTEADQARAQALAEALLERRLVACVSLQPLQSLYRWKGELQRDTEVQLLLKTSADQLGRLREAVMELHSYDTPEWLTWPVEASGAYGAWALAQLSSDELRPAPAGTPGDEPPAG; this comes from the coding sequence ATGACTGACTCCCCTCGCCTGGTAGTGGTGCTGACCACTGAGGCGGATCAGGCCAGGGCTCAGGCCCTCGCGGAGGCTCTGCTGGAGCGCCGCTTGGTGGCCTGTGTGTCGTTGCAGCCGCTCCAGTCGCTGTACCGCTGGAAGGGTGAGCTGCAGCGGGACACAGAAGTGCAGTTGCTGCTCAAAACCAGCGCTGATCAGCTGGGCAGGCTGCGGGAGGCCGTGATGGAGCTGCACAGCTACGACACCCCGGAATGGTTGACCTGGCCGGTGGAGGCCTCAGGCGCCTATGGCGCCTGGGCCTTGGCGCAGCTCAGTTCAGATGAGCTGCGGCCAGCTCCCGCAGGGACACCTGGGGACGAGCCCCCAGCTGGGTGA
- a CDS encoding precorrin-6A/cobalt-precorrin-6A reductase, giving the protein MQGRGIGQGRIWLLSGTGEGPPLAAALLRIGWRVEVSVVTPSAARPYAGLDLDWMAVGSLQGEKAIEAVLKNGAGFRWVIDATHPFAVRISADLARTCARCGQPLLRLQRPLEQGGAVQLLDRFGDLRGFDLGGRRLLLALGGRHLPAVHSDAVAAGAEVFARCLPSADGLKAALAAGLLPDHLAVVRPLQGGRAGAIERALCRRWGITDVICRQSGGVTERLWRQLSANLDMRLLMLRRPASPTGVETVESEASLMKRLQEAPRRGADD; this is encoded by the coding sequence ATGCAAGGTCGGGGGATTGGCCAGGGGCGGATCTGGTTGCTGTCGGGGACCGGTGAAGGGCCACCATTAGCGGCGGCTTTGTTGCGGATTGGCTGGCGGGTCGAGGTGAGTGTGGTGACCCCCTCCGCCGCCCGCCCCTATGCCGGGCTCGACCTCGATTGGATGGCTGTCGGCTCACTCCAGGGAGAGAAAGCCATCGAGGCTGTTTTGAAAAACGGTGCTGGCTTTCGCTGGGTGATTGACGCGACCCATCCCTTTGCGGTTCGCATCAGCGCAGATCTGGCCCGGACCTGTGCCAGGTGCGGCCAGCCTCTGCTCCGCCTGCAACGGCCGCTGGAGCAGGGCGGGGCAGTGCAGCTGTTGGATCGGTTCGGTGACCTGCGGGGGTTCGATCTCGGCGGTCGACGTCTGCTGCTGGCCTTGGGGGGGCGGCATCTTCCCGCTGTGCACAGTGATGCCGTCGCCGCCGGCGCCGAGGTCTTTGCCCGTTGTCTTCCCTCCGCTGATGGTCTCAAGGCCGCACTGGCCGCCGGTTTGCTCCCGGATCATCTGGCGGTGGTCCGGCCGCTGCAGGGGGGCCGTGCTGGTGCGATCGAACGGGCCCTGTGTCGCCGCTGGGGGATCACGGATGTGATCTGCCGGCAGTCGGGTGGTGTGACGGAGCGCCTCTGGCGTCAGCTGTCCGCCAATCTGGACATGCGGCTGCTGATGTTGCGTCGTCCGGCGTCCCCAACAGGCGTCGAGACTGTGGAGAGTGAAGCCAGCCTGATGAAGCGGCTACAGGAGGCTCCCCGTCGTGGCGCTGATGACTGA
- a CDS encoding single-stranded DNA-binding protein yields the protein MNHCVLEVEVIDAPTVRYTQDNQTPIAEMSVRFDPLREGDQPGELKVVGWGNLAQELQSRVQVGQRLMLEGRLRMNTVPRQDGMKEKRAEFTLARMHPISPGSAPQPSQPTAAPTAAAAPPAKAEPEAASWNAAPLVPDTDEIPF from the coding sequence ATGAACCACTGTGTGCTGGAAGTGGAGGTGATCGACGCACCGACGGTTCGTTACACCCAGGACAACCAGACGCCGATCGCCGAGATGTCGGTTCGGTTTGATCCGCTTCGGGAAGGCGATCAGCCCGGTGAACTCAAGGTGGTGGGTTGGGGCAATCTGGCCCAGGAACTGCAGAGCCGCGTGCAGGTCGGTCAGCGCTTGATGCTGGAAGGGCGTCTGCGGATGAACACCGTGCCCCGCCAGGACGGGATGAAGGAAAAGCGGGCGGAATTCACCCTGGCGCGCATGCATCCCATCAGCCCAGGCTCCGCTCCCCAACCGTCTCAGCCGACAGCGGCCCCCACCGCAGCAGCTGCGCCACCAGCGAAGGCCGAACCCGAGGCCGCCAGTTGGAATGCCGCCCCCCTGGTGCCGGATACGGACGAGATTCCCTTCTGA
- a CDS encoding adenylosuccinate synthase, translating to MSLANVVVIGAQWGDEGKGKITDLLSRSADVVVRYQGGVNAGHTIVVDDRVLKLHLIPSGILYPETICLIGSGTVVDPKVMLGELDMLIANDIDISGLQLASTAHVTMPYHRLLDLAMEKQRGDRRIGTTGRGIGPTYADKSQRSGIRVIDLLDEARLRERLEGPLQEKNQLLETIYGVEPLDAETVIKEYLGYGKRLAPHVVECTQAIHQAARARKNILFEGAQGTLLDLDHGTYPYVTSSNPVSGGACIGAGVGPTLIDRVIGVAKAYTTRVGEGPFPTELSGRLNDQLTERGGEFGTTTGRRRRCGWFDGVIGRYAVQVNGLDCLAVTKLDVLDELDAIQVCVAYELDGERIEHFPSSAEDFARCNPLFETLPGWQCSTEDCRKLEDLPDAAMAYLRFLADLMEVPIAIVSLGASRDQTIVVEDPIHGPKRALLSA from the coding sequence GTGTCATTGGCCAACGTTGTCGTCATCGGAGCTCAGTGGGGTGACGAAGGAAAAGGAAAGATCACCGATCTCCTCAGCCGCTCCGCCGATGTGGTCGTTCGCTACCAGGGTGGTGTGAATGCAGGCCACACGATCGTCGTGGACGACCGTGTGCTGAAGCTGCATCTGATCCCTTCCGGAATCCTTTATCCGGAAACGATCTGCCTGATCGGGTCCGGCACGGTCGTAGATCCCAAGGTGATGCTCGGTGAGCTGGACATGCTCATCGCCAACGACATCGATATCTCTGGCCTGCAGTTGGCCTCCACGGCCCACGTGACCATGCCGTACCACCGCCTGCTGGATCTGGCGATGGAGAAGCAGCGCGGCGACCGGCGGATCGGCACCACCGGCCGCGGCATCGGACCCACCTACGCCGATAAATCCCAGCGCAGCGGCATCCGTGTGATCGACTTGCTGGATGAAGCACGGCTGAGGGAACGTCTTGAGGGACCCCTTCAGGAAAAAAACCAACTGCTGGAGACGATCTACGGCGTCGAGCCCCTCGATGCGGAGACCGTGATCAAGGAGTACCTGGGCTACGGCAAGCGCCTGGCCCCCCACGTGGTGGAGTGCACCCAGGCCATCCACCAGGCGGCAAGAGCCCGCAAGAACATCCTGTTCGAAGGCGCCCAGGGCACCCTGCTGGATCTCGATCACGGCACCTATCCCTACGTCACCTCCTCCAATCCGGTGTCCGGTGGGGCCTGCATCGGTGCCGGCGTGGGACCGACGTTGATCGACCGGGTGATCGGCGTGGCCAAGGCTTACACCACCCGTGTCGGCGAAGGCCCCTTCCCGACGGAGCTCAGTGGCCGACTGAACGACCAGCTCACCGAGCGTGGCGGCGAATTCGGCACCACCACCGGCCGTCGGCGTCGCTGCGGTTGGTTCGACGGGGTGATCGGCCGTTATGCGGTTCAGGTGAACGGCCTCGACTGCCTCGCGGTGACCAAGCTCGATGTGCTGGATGAGCTGGATGCCATCCAGGTGTGCGTGGCCTACGAACTGGATGGGGAACGCATCGAACATTTCCCCAGCAGCGCCGAGGACTTCGCCCGCTGCAACCCGCTTTTCGAGACCCTTCCCGGCTGGCAGTGCTCCACCGAGGACTGCCGCAAGCTCGAGGATCTGCCGGACGCTGCCATGGCCTACCTGCGCTTCCTCGCTGATCTGATGGAGGTGCCGATCGCGATTGTCTCCCTGGGTGCCAGCCGGGATCAGACCATCGTTGTGGAAGATCCGATCCACGGCCCCAAACGGGCTCTGCTCAGCGCCTGA
- a CDS encoding proline--tRNA ligase, producing MRVSRLMLVTLRDVPAEAEITSHQLLLRGGFIRRVGSGIYAYLPMMWKVLQRITTIIREEMNRAGALETLLPQLHPSELWQRSGRWQGYTAGEGIMFHLEDRQGRELGLGPTHEEVITSLAGELLRSYRQLPVNLYQVQTKFRDEIRPRFGLMRGREFIMKDAYSFHADEADLQATYAVMDQAYRRIFERCGLEAVPVDADSGAIGGAASQEFMVTAEAGEDLILISDDGAYAANQEKAVSIPDAVASLPPAALTLLKTPGQTTIEGLCTAQAWQPGQLVKVLLLLAQLEDGQQQPVLVSLRGDQDLNEVKLVNAVSRRSEQGVLDCRPISPDDLQRQGINTIPFGFIGPDLADKVLADASSWTTSFLRLADTTATELEQFHCGANAEDQHRSHCSWGDLGGAPQGEDLRKARAGERCVHNPDARLQEKRGIEVGHIFQLGRKYSQALDCCFTNENGRDEPFWMGCYGIGVSRLAQAAVEQHHDDGGIRWPAAIAPYEVIVVIANNHDDAQTDLGDTVYATLLEAGIDVLLDDRKERAGVKFKDADLIGIPWRLVIGRDAAEGTVELVQRSNREMRKLPHGEAIGELLKALRP from the coding sequence ATGCGCGTCTCCCGCCTGATGCTGGTGACATTGCGCGATGTGCCAGCTGAAGCCGAAATCACATCCCACCAGCTGCTGTTGCGTGGAGGGTTCATTCGCCGAGTCGGCTCTGGGATCTACGCCTATCTGCCGATGATGTGGAAGGTCTTGCAGCGCATCACCACGATCATCCGCGAGGAAATGAATCGTGCTGGTGCTCTTGAAACTCTGTTACCCCAGTTGCACCCCTCAGAGCTCTGGCAACGCAGTGGCCGTTGGCAGGGGTACACGGCCGGCGAAGGGATCATGTTTCACCTGGAGGACCGCCAGGGGCGCGAACTGGGTCTGGGACCGACCCATGAGGAGGTGATCACCAGCCTGGCGGGCGAGCTGCTGCGCTCCTACCGGCAACTTCCCGTGAACCTTTATCAGGTGCAGACGAAGTTCAGGGATGAGATCCGCCCCAGGTTCGGCCTGATGCGGGGGCGTGAATTCATCATGAAAGATGCCTACTCCTTTCACGCCGACGAAGCCGATCTGCAGGCGACCTACGCCGTGATGGATCAGGCCTACCGACGCATCTTCGAGCGCTGCGGACTCGAGGCAGTGCCTGTGGATGCCGACAGCGGCGCCATCGGTGGTGCCGCCTCCCAGGAATTCATGGTCACGGCGGAAGCTGGCGAAGACCTGATCTTGATCAGCGATGACGGTGCCTACGCCGCCAACCAGGAGAAAGCCGTGTCGATCCCCGACGCGGTCGCTTCCCTACCCCCTGCAGCACTCACCCTCCTCAAGACCCCGGGACAGACCACGATTGAAGGGCTCTGCACAGCCCAGGCCTGGCAGCCCGGGCAGCTGGTGAAGGTGCTGCTGCTGTTGGCACAGCTTGAGGATGGCCAACAACAACCCGTATTGGTGTCCCTGCGGGGGGACCAGGACCTGAATGAGGTGAAGCTGGTGAATGCGGTGAGTCGCCGCAGCGAGCAGGGCGTTCTCGACTGCCGACCGATCAGCCCAGACGATCTTCAGCGACAAGGGATCAACACCATTCCCTTCGGATTCATCGGCCCGGATCTTGCCGATAAGGTGCTGGCTGACGCCTCCAGCTGGACGACCTCATTTCTTCGCCTGGCCGACACCACTGCAACGGAGCTGGAGCAGTTCCACTGCGGCGCCAATGCTGAAGACCAGCACCGCAGCCACTGCAGCTGGGGTGACCTGGGTGGGGCTCCACAGGGTGAAGACCTACGCAAGGCCCGTGCAGGGGAGCGCTGCGTGCACAACCCGGACGCCCGACTGCAGGAGAAGCGGGGCATTGAGGTGGGCCATATCTTCCAACTTGGGCGTAAGTATTCCCAGGCTCTCGACTGCTGCTTCACCAACGAGAACGGCCGTGATGAACCGTTCTGGATGGGTTGCTACGGCATCGGCGTCTCACGCCTGGCCCAGGCAGCGGTGGAGCAGCACCACGACGATGGCGGCATCCGCTGGCCCGCCGCCATCGCTCCCTATGAAGTCATCGTGGTGATCGCAAACAATCATGATGACGCCCAAACCGATCTCGGAGACACGGTGTACGCAACGCTCCTTGAGGCGGGCATCGATGTGCTGCTGGATGACCGCAAGGAACGGGCTGGGGTGAAATTCAAAGATGCCGATCTGATCGGCATTCCCTGGAGGCTGGTCATCGGCCGCGACGCCGCCGAAGGCACCGTTGAACTGGTTCAACGGTCCAATCGCGAGATGCGCAAACTGCCCCACGGCGAAGCGATCGGCGAACTGCTGAAGGCCCTGCGCCCTTAA